Proteins encoded by one window of Oreochromis niloticus isolate F11D_XX linkage group LG17, O_niloticus_UMD_NMBU, whole genome shotgun sequence:
- the LOC102082896 gene encoding uncharacterized protein LOC102082896 isoform X2, whose protein sequence is MGCGNSSPAKHVTNNNSSSKRSRDPAEFSSTLSVESVPEDDKRKSVIHFFIIKSFYLIHHSYLIYLSNELICAADFVCVCVCVRDQELWRCVRGVAYRPEQHTPSPDWLTQRASDRLAVPQETAVGGLTLVLMKARYGGGMTQREGVC, encoded by the exons ATGGGATGTGGAAATTCCTCTCCAGCCAAACACGTGactaacaacaacagcagcagcaagcgCAGCAGAG ATCCTGCTGAGTTTTCATCAACGCT ATCAGTTGAGTCAGTGCCAGAAGATGACAAACGGAAGTCAGTCATTCATTTTTTCATTATAAAATCTTTTTATCTCATACATCACAGTTATCTAATATATTTGTCTAATGAGCTGATCTGTGCAGctgactttgtgtgtgtctgtgtgtgtgtgagagatcaGGAACTATGGAGGTGTGTACGTGGGGTTGCCTACAGACCTGAGCAGCATACCCCAAGTCCAGATTGGCTCACTCAGAG AGCCTCCGATCGACTCGCTGTCCCTCAGGAAACCGCTGTGGGGGGACTGACTCTGGTTTTAAtgaaggcaag GTACGGAGGAGGAATGACACAGCGAGAGGGAGTTTGTTGA
- the LOC102082896 gene encoding uncharacterized protein LOC102082896 isoform X1, whose translation MGCGNSSPAKHVTNNNSSSKRSRDPAEFSSTLSVESVPEDDKRKSVIHFFIIKSFYLIHHSYLIYLSNELICAADFVCVCVCVRDQELWRCVRGVAYRPEQHTPSPDWLTQRASDRLAVPQETAVGGLTLVLMKVRRRNDTARGSLLSEEKETLQAFISSSVLSSGTH comes from the exons ATGGGATGTGGAAATTCCTCTCCAGCCAAACACGTGactaacaacaacagcagcagcaagcgCAGCAGAG ATCCTGCTGAGTTTTCATCAACGCT ATCAGTTGAGTCAGTGCCAGAAGATGACAAACGGAAGTCAGTCATTCATTTTTTCATTATAAAATCTTTTTATCTCATACATCACAGTTATCTAATATATTTGTCTAATGAGCTGATCTGTGCAGctgactttgtgtgtgtctgtgtgtgtgtgagagatcaGGAACTATGGAGGTGTGTACGTGGGGTTGCCTACAGACCTGAGCAGCATACCCCAAGTCCAGATTGGCTCACTCAGAG AGCCTCCGATCGACTCGCTGTCCCTCAGGAAACCGCTGTGGGGGGACTGACTCTGGTTTTAAtgaag GTACGGAGGAGGAATGACACAGCGAGAGGGAGTTTGTTGAGTGAGGAAAAAGAAACCCTGCAGGCGTTCATCAGCTCCTCTGTGTTGTCATCAGGAACCCACTGA
- the LOC102082896 gene encoding overexpressed in colon carcinoma 1 protein isoform X3, giving the protein MGCGNSSPAKHVTNNNSSSKRSRDPAEFSSTLSVESVPEDDKRKNYGGVYVGLPTDLSSIPQVQIGSLREPPIDSLSLRKPLWGD; this is encoded by the exons ATGGGATGTGGAAATTCCTCTCCAGCCAAACACGTGactaacaacaacagcagcagcaagcgCAGCAGAG ATCCTGCTGAGTTTTCATCAACGCT ATCAGTTGAGTCAGTGCCAGAAGATGACAAACGGAA GAACTATGGAGGTGTGTACGTGGGGTTGCCTACAGACCTGAGCAGCATACCCCAAGTCCAGATTGGCTCACTCAGAG AGCCTCCGATCGACTCGCTGTCCCTCAGGAAACCGCTGTGGGGGGACTGA